From the Lolium rigidum isolate FL_2022 chromosome 2, APGP_CSIRO_Lrig_0.1, whole genome shotgun sequence genome, one window contains:
- the LOC124688211 gene encoding pathogenesis-related protein 1-like, which translates to MASTNSWTHEIESQVAAPRIFCACVTDCHTLAPKLAPHIIESAHHIEGDGGVGSIGHYNCGSAVPFNVVKKKIQFLDVDKYECKYTIECDGIEMATWNIKIKPTENGGSVVKVECTYKCVEGKDMMLKAKDSGIDMFKTVEAYLIANPDA; encoded by the exons ATGGCCTCTACCAACAGCTGGACCCACGAGATCGAGTCGCAGGTGGCCGCTCCGCGCATATTTTGTGCATGCGTCACCGACTGTCACACTCTGGCACCCAAACTCGCCCCACACATCATCGAGAGCGCCCACCACATTGAGGGAGATGGTGGCGTCGGCAGTATCGGGCACTACAACTGCGGCTCAG CTGTGCCCTTCAACGTCGTGAAGAAGAAAATCCAGTTCCTCGATGTGGACAAGTACGAATGCAAATACACCATCGAGTGTGACGGCATTGAGATGGCCACGTGGAACATCAAAATTAAGCCAACGGAAAATGGTGGGAGTGTGGTGAAGGTGGAATGCACGTACAAGTGTGTGGAAGGTAAGGACATGATGCTCAAGGCCAAGGACTCTGGCATCGATATGTTCAAGACTGTTGAGGCCTATCTCATCGCCAACCCGGATGCCTAA
- the LOC124690589 gene encoding amino acid transporter AVT6A-like, with product MVMPMASAGEDTEARRPLLTRKRDDDVDLGDGDASFAGAVFNLSTTIVGAGIMALPATMNVLGLVPGLTLVVLAAVLTDSSIELLMRFSNAVGAASYGEAMGDAFGALGRGFLQLCVVVNNVGVMVVYMIIIGDVLSGTSPSSSGVHHHGVFEGWFGHNRWNGRFAILAITTLGVFTPLTCFKRVDSLKYTSAVSVALAVVFVVITAGIAVIKLTRGQIPMPKLFPDVHDWESIFRIFTAAPVLVTAYICHYNVHPIHNELKDPAQIKPIVRASLVLCSVVYVTTSFFGFMLFGEDTLDDVLANFDSDLGIPYGSVFNDAVRVSYALHLMLVFPIVFHALRLNMDGLLFPSARPLACDNRRFAALTASLLAVIFLAANFIPNIWLAFQFTGATAAVSIAYIFPAAMVLRDRHGIAKKRDKLLAVFMIVIAAVSNGVAVYSDACSL from the exons ATGGTGATGCCGATGGCGAGCGCCGGTGAAGACACGGAAGCGAGGAGGCCGCTCCTCACCAGGAAGCGTGATGACGACGTGGACCTGGGCGACGGCGACGCGTCCTTCGCGGGCGCGGTGTTCAACCTGTCCACCACCATCGTGGGCGCGGGCATCATGGCGCTCCCGGCCACCATGAATGTGCTGGGCCTCGTCCCGGGCCTGACGCTGGTCGTGCTCGCCGCCGTGCTCACGGACTCCTCCATCGAGCTCCTCATGCGGTTCAGCAACGCCGTGGGCGCCGCGTCCTACGGCGAGGCAATGGGCGACGCCTTCGGGGCGCTCGGCAGGGGCTTCCTCCAGTTGTGTGTCGTCGTCAACAACGTCGGCGTCATGGTCGTCTACATGATCATCATTG GCGATGTGCTGTCGGGAACTTCTCCTTCTTCGAGCGGCGTCCACCATCACGGTGTGTTCGAAGGGTGGTTCGGGCACAACCGCTGGAACGGTCGCTTCGCCATCCTCGCCATCACCACCCTCGGCGTCTTCACGCCGCTCACATGTTTCAAGCGCGTCG ATTCACTGAAGTACACTTCGGCCGTGTCGGTCGCGCTGGCCGTGGTGTTCGTCGTGATCACCGCCGGAATCGCCGTCATCAAGCTGACGAGAGGGCAGATCCCCATGCCCAAGCTGTTCCCCGACGTCCACGATTGGGAGTCCATCTTCAGGATCTTCACGGCCGCTCCAGTTCTTGTCACCGCCTACATTTGCCACTACAACG TGCACCCAATTCACAACGAGCTCAAGGACCCAGCCCAGATCAAGCCGATCGTGCGGGCGTCGCTGGTGCTGTGCTCCGTCGTGTACGTCACGACCAGCTTCTTCGGCTTCATGCTCTTCGGCGAGGACACGCTGGACGACGTGCTCGCCAACTTCGACTCCGACCTCGGCATCCCCTACGGCTCCGTCTTCAACGACGCCGTCAGGGTCAGCTACGCGCTCCACCTCATGCTCGTCTTCCCCATCGTCTTCCACGCGCTCCGCCTAAACATGGACGGCCTCCTCTTCCCCTCGGCGCGGCCGCTCGCGTGCGACAACCGGAGGTTCGCCGCGCTCACGGCGTCGCTCCTCGCCGTCATCTTCCTCGCCGCCAACTTCATCCCCAATATCTGGTTAGCCTTCCAGTTCAccggggccaccgccgccgtctccaTTGCGTACATCTTCCCGGCCGCCATGGTGCTCAG GGATCGTCACGGCATAGCGAAGAAGAGGGACAAGTTGCTGGCGGTGTTCATGATTGTTATCGCGGCGGTGTCCAACGGAGTGGCCGTGTATAGTGACGCTTGCTCCTTGTGA
- the LOC124690590 gene encoding LOW QUALITY PROTEIN: putative U-box domain-containing protein 42 (The sequence of the model RefSeq protein was modified relative to this genomic sequence to represent the inferred CDS: substituted 1 base at 1 genomic stop codon) produces the protein MSAAAAAASREEEESVSGVRGRKSAPATRETGSKFSAQLPGNWNHSTAKFALLKACGQNCASQKAWQAQCWRXKRQTCSFYSSSTVYTKSQRANLEVMDTVMVMVPTAIVSQEDSMESGKAIMERQTARRAPANMIQMLESLFTSINLAKDLTAKCRGRALQLTDDEMQIIIQDLENVIGNICDHLGSIPASALGSNAYTDVADRPNRRSVYDSDMPRLVDFLRGMYHESHEFGGQMFNSLPEVTEYVEPLYDGFFCPLTNEVMTDPVITEGGVTYDRRAIEEHFEKSADSSEPVCCPFTKMPLQSKAVMSNASLKSVIAEWRRRNEAMRIRIARTALSLSTTEAMVLEAIHELKLLAKLRGKNKELMHKIGVTKFLSRLLDNHNAQIRCDTLELLCLLVDDEEGKDIIGKTKAIARTIKLLSSNTTDERHAAISFLLELSESQLLLENIGSTAGSILILTTMKINDSDDPIAAEKSRVVLKNLEKCSKNIKYMAESGYLEPLLSHLVEGSEEVQMEMVSYLSDLVLEQELTIDVSKSTSDILIKLVCSCNTVVHKAALNVLVQLSSHHPNSKVLVEAGAVLVMIEELFIRKIDDEPVSYKAKAATVLANIIESGIDPDTTVVNKEGHVFSSKYCIYNFVHMLKCFMPDDLNLRIIRLLLALSAFAKPLDVMVSVVRENHRGHAIVELMNSPMQALSIAATRLLITLSTHIGHTIAERLCKTQGQPGRLVKSISHAGHVSERHAASVTLLSRLPHRNISLNLGLVQEGVVPVILNGIDEMQNGATRTSRYAVPYMEGLVGSLVRLTTTLYNPTVLKAAKDYSLASVLTELLTGAAGSGEVQRLAAVGLENLSYQSIKLSQLLPEEDPRPKRKTILKRLMDSRVHSNKAPQHHICPVHQGICSTVTTFCLLEAGAIEGLLGCLENDSPRVVEAALGALCTLLDDRVNVEGSVSALTKLDAVRRVLGALRRHRENVVWHKCFCLVEKFLMYGNDRCVREVTGDRTLPTALVSAFHKGDAGAKQAAEGILTRLHKMPDYSAIYLSVEI, from the exons atgtcggcggcggcggcggcggcgtcaagggaggaggaggagtcggtcTCCGGCGTCCGCGGCCGAAAGTCGGCGCCTGCCACGCGCGAGACAGGATCCAAATTCAGTGCTCAGCTTCCA GGAAACTGGAACCATTCCACTGCAAAGTTTGCACTTCTGAAAGCCTGTGGCCAGA ATTGTGCTTCACAGAAGGCATGGCAGGCTCAGTGCTGGAGATAAAAGAGGCAAACATGCTCATTCTATAGCTCCTCTACAGTGTACACAAAATCGCAGCGTGCAAACTTGGAGGTTATGGATACAG TCATGGTGATGGTACCCACTGCCATTGTTAGCCAAGAGGACTCCATGGAGTCAGGCAAGGCCATAATGGAGCGTCAAACAGCTCGGAGGGCCCCTGCCAATATGATACAGATGCTAGAATCTCTATTTaccagtatcaaccttgctaaagACCTCACTGCAAAGTGCAGAGGAAGAGCACTGCAACTCACAGATGATGAGATGCAAATCATAATACAAGATCTGGAGAATGTCATTGGGAACATATGTGATCATCTTGGTAGTATACCAGCATCAGCACTTGGCAGCAATGCTTACACAGATGTGGCAGACAGGCCCAATAGGAGGTCTGTCTACGACAGTGACATGCCGAGGCTGGTGGACTTTCTGCGGGGAATGTACCATGAATCACATGAATTTGGCGGGCAAATGTTCAACTCTCTCCCGGAGGTCACGGAATATGTTGAACCTCTGTATGATGGATTCTTCTGTCCACTGACAAATGAGGTGATGACTGATCCTGTGATAACAGAGGGCGGTGTGACATATGATAGGAGAGCCATAGAGGAGCATTTTGAGAAGTCTGCAGACAGTTCTGAACCTGTCTGTTGCCCTTTCACAAAAATGCCATTGCAAAGTAAGGCAGTGATGAGCAATGCTTCGCTGAAGAGTGTGATTGCAGAATGGAGAAGGAGGAATGAGGCAATGCGGATCAGGATTGCACGCACTGCACTCTCATTGTCGACTACTGAGGCTATGGTACTTGAAGCCATACATGAGCTGAAGTTGCTGGCCAAGCTGAGGGGGAAGAACAAGGAGCTGATGCATAAGATTGGGGTCACCAAGTTCCTATCACGGCTGTTGGACAACCACAATGCACAGATTCGGTGTGACACTCTGGAGCTTCTGTGCTTGTTGGTTGATGATGAAGAGGGAAAG GATATAATTGGAAAAACTAAGGCCATTGCCAGGACAATAAAGCTACTGTCAAGTAATACTACTGATGAAAGGCACGCGGCCATCTCTTTCTTGCTAGAGCTTTCAGAGTCACAGTTATTGCTGGAGAATATTGGATCAACTGCTGGAAGTATTCTGATTCTCACCACAATGAAGATTAATGATTCTGATGATCCAATTGCTGCCGAGAAATCGAGGGTAGTCCTCAAGAACCTGGAGAAGTGTTCGAAGAACATCAAGTATATGGCTGAAAGTGGTTACCTAGAACCCCTTCTGAGTCATCTTGTTGAAG GTTCTGAAGAGGTACAAATGGAGATGGTCAGCTACCTAAGCGATCTGGTACTAGAGCAGGAGCTCACAATTGATGTCAGCAAGAGCACATCGGACATTCTCATCAAGTTGGTGTGCAGCTGCAACACAGTGGTCCATAAGGCAGCGCTCAATGTCCTTGTCCAGCTTTCCTCGCACCACCCCAACAGCAAGGTGCTCGTCGAGGCAGGTGCTGTGCTGGTCATGATTGAGGAGCTCTTCATACGGAAGATAGATGACGAGCCCGTGAGCTACAAGGCCAAGGCTGCCACCGTCCTAGCCAACATTATTGAGTCTGGCATTGATCCAGACACCACCGTCGTGAACAAGGAAGGCCACGTTTTCTCGTCCAAGTACTGCATCTACAACTTCGTACACATGCTCAAGTGCTTCATGCCCGACGACCTCAACCTCCGCATCATCCGCCTCCTGCTCGCACTCAGCGCGTTCGCCAAGCCCCTGGATGTCATGGTCTCAGTTGTCAGGGAGAACCACCGTGGCCATGCCATTGTCGAGCTCATGAACTCCCCAATGCAAGCGCTTAGCATTGCTGCGACGAGGCTGCTCATCACTCTGTCCACACACATTGGGCACACCATCGCCGAGAGGCTCTGCAAGACGCAGGGGCAGCCGGGCAGGCTAGTCAAGAGCATCAGCCACGCCGGGCACGTCAGTGAGCGGCATGCTGCGTCGGTGACGCTCCTCTCAAGGCTACCGCACCGAAACATCTCGCTCAACCTTGGGCTCGTCCAGGAGGGTGTGGTGCCGGTCATACTGAACGGGATAGATGAGATGCAGAACGGCGCAACGAGAACCAGCAGGTACGCGGTACCATACATGGAGGGTCTTGTTGGCTCTCTGGTGCGTCTCACCACAACACTGTACAACCCGACGGTGCTGAAGGCAGCCAAGGACTACAGCTTGGCCTCGGTGCTCACCGAACTCCTCACCGGGGCTGCTGGAAGCGGCGAGGTGCAACGCCTCGCTGCTGTGGGGCTTGAAAACCTCAGCTATCAGTCCATCAAACTGTCCCAGCTGCTGCCCGAGGAGGACCCACGGCCAAAAAGGAAGACCATACTTAAACGCCTGATGGACTCAAGGGTACACAGCAACAAAGCCCCCCAACACCACATCTGCCCGGTGCACCAGGGAATATGCTCCACGGTGACAACCTTCTGCCTCCTCGAGGCCGGTGCCATCGAGGGTCTCCTTGGCTGCCTGGAGAACGACAGCCCCCGAGTCGTCGAGGCCGCGCTGGGAGCACTGTGCACGCTCCTCGACGACCGGGTGAACGTGGAGGGGAGCGTGTCCGCTCTCACCAAGCTGGATGCGgtgaggcgcgtgctcggggcgcTGAGGCGGCACAGGGAGAACGTGGTGTGGCACAAGTGTTTCTGCCTGGTGGAGAAGTTCCTGATGTATGGCAACGACAGGTGCGTGCGGGAGGTGACCGGAGACAGGACGCTGCCCACAGCGCTGGTGAGCGCCTTCCACAAGGGCGACGCCGGCGCCAAGCAGGCGGCGGAGGGCATCCTCACGCGGCTGCACAAGATGCCCGACTACTCGGCAAtctatctgtccgtggagatttaG
- the LOC124688212 gene encoding protein FAM32A-like, translating to MSEYKNVVGGRLKLKGKPLDVKDGAVKKKKKKHRREESSQVEHGQQYEGGSSELPGDPELSEAGKMGEEGDPQGDYDHLTPAERRYIEQKQKIDVHKLAKVADKSHRDRIQDFNQYLANLSEHYDIPKVGPG from the exons ATGTCGGAATACAAGAACGTCGTCGGGGGGAGGCTCAAGCTGAAGGGGAAGCCGCTGGATGTCAAGGACGGCGcggtcaagaagaagaagaagaagcaccgcCGTGAGGAGTCGTCGCAAGTCGAGCATGGCCAGCAGTACGAAG GTGGAAGCTCTGAATTGCCTGGTGACCCTGAATTGAGTGAAGCTGGCAAGATGGGAGAGGAAGGGGATCCACAAGGCGATTATGATCACCTCACTCCAGCTGAACGTCGTTACATTGAACAGAAGCAGAAGATTGATGTGCACAAGCTGGCAAAGGTAGCTGACAAGTCGCACAGGGATCGCATCCAGGACTTCAACCAGTACCTGGCGAATCTTAGTGAGCACTACGATATCCCAAAGGTCGGCCCTGGTTAA